Proteins found in one Planococcus citri chromosome 2, ihPlaCitr1.1, whole genome shotgun sequence genomic segment:
- the LOC135836868 gene encoding phenylalanine 2-monooxygenase precursor-like produces the protein MGITCIPKLFDAETASKLAVTLRKIDEICEEGKYYRHPDSVLITYPLVVDDSAKIGSLPNGKDDVKIAIIGAGAAGISSCYELSRLGNSNRIQVTMFESDTENCIFLSESSESDTKGKRAGRVYTARGFGDKGDSTKKDYSVYELGAMRFPEVAGLTWHYARAAFGGDKEVEVFPNPGKIPTEFVCGSRSDRFSGAGGWLDPNSPTNRISQVVRSGIYGDPDSPSKTSCYFPIGGKCPYEIGKELDSKDTPVERLQQINEEWKEFAIKYDDLTLEAAVKQIIRGESKKKGCLPVIEGLGDGEDHINYCLELFGCFGFGTGGYKSIFNISLTEMMRLLLWDYANEYTLPTEQNAEFLRKLFLKAKDVNKLRVNVKCARVSDVCHSATTGKALVFSYNRSGSFASENVLEEDTPKMEEFDYVILAVTPKQMSSMICRAGYSNVPQNVQFGDFQRQYPELIYARPPLILSKDYDARNSEIVLAINQVHMTSSTKVYVTIKEADLNKYAPDFKNEGKIKSVISDCGLGSSYIVPSPLSKTPLQLTEEMGGEKYYNLLLSYTWEEDTKRLQHHLYNYPMNNKSDSDSNKLMINTIINRTVRNVKDPETGEYKSWWFGDLLSKSELSNPLSQDWTTDYSAGGFKLDTTGCHYNSNLCFRYNTHAADPTLKNRFFIAGCSYSHIGGWLEGAFMTAVNAVTGLVLAANCGDLQALGPEARKVITSLDSATSA, from the coding sequence ATGGGTATCACGTGTATTCCCAAACTATTCGACGCCGAAACTGCATCAAAGTTGGCGGTaactttgcgaaaaattgacgaGATCTGCGAAGAAGGAAAATACTATCGTCATCCCGACTCGGTCCTGATCACTTATCCGTTGGTCGTAGACGACTCGGCGAAAATAGGAAGCCTTCCGAACGGCAAAGATGACGTAAAAATCGCCATTATCGGCGCCGGAGCTGCGGGTATCTCTTCTTGCTACGAATTATCCAGATTAGGTAACAGCAATCGAATCCAAGTTACGATGTTCGAGTCGGATACAGAAAACTGTATTTTCCTTTCCGAGTCTTCCGAATCCGATACAAAAGGAAAACGAGCCGGACGAGTCTACACAGCTCGAGGTTTCGGTGACAAAGGCGATTCCACCAAAAAGGATTACTCCGTGTACGAGCTCGGAGCAATGAGATTCCCAGAAGTAGCCGGTTTAACGTGGCATTACGCTAGAGCAGCTTTCGGAGGCGATAAAGAAGTCGAGGTGTTTCCCAATCCTGGAAAAATCCCAACAGAATTCGTCTGCGGTAGTCGATCCGACCGATTTTCTGGAGCAGGTGGCTGGTTAGACCCAAATTCGCCTACAAATCGTATTTCTCAGGTTGTTCGCTCAGGCATTTACGGTGATCCGGATTCTCCATCGAAGACCTCTTGCTATTTCCCCATTGGTGGTAAATGTCCTTACGAAATAGGCAAAGAATTGGATAGTAAAGATACGCCTGTCGAACGATTACAACAAATAAACGAGGAATGGAAAGAATTTGCCATAAAGTACGACGATCTAACCTTGGAGGCGGCTGTAAAACAAATTATTCGAGGCGAATCTAAAAAGAAAGGTTGTTTGCCGGTAATCGAAGGACTGGGGGATGGTGAAGATCATATCAACTACTGCCTGGAATTATTTGGTTGTTTCGGTTTTGGTACCGGCGGATACAAatccattttcaatatttcgttAACCGAAATGATGCGATTGTTGTTGTGGGACTATGCCAACGAGTACACTTTGCCAACCGAACAGAATGCTGAATTTCTTCGCAAATTATTCCTAAAAGCGAAGGATGTAAACAAGTTGCGAGTGAATGTAAAATGTGCTCGTGTTAGCGACGTTTGCCATTCAGCGACCACAGGTAAAGCATTGGTATTTTCATACAATAGGTCTGGTAGTTTTGCAAGTGAAAATGTGTTAGAAGAAGATACACCAAAGATGGAGGAGTTCGACTACGTCATTTTGGCAGTAACTCCTAAACAAATGAGTTCGATGATATGTAGAGCCGGATACAGCAACGTTCCTCAGAACGTACAATTTGGCGATTTTCAACGACAATATCCGGAACTTATTTATGCACGACCTCCTCTAATATTATCCAAGGATTACGATGCGCGAAACTCCGAGATAGTTCTGGCTATAAACCAAGTTCACATGACGAGCTCGACGAAAGTTTACGTAACCATCAAGGAAGCCGATTTGAACAAATACGCGCCTGATTTCAAAAACGAAGGTAAAATAAAATCCGTTATATCCGATTGTGGTTTAGGATCAAGCTATATCGTTCCCAGTCCTTTGTCGAAAACTCCGTTGCAACTGACCGAAGAAATGGGCGGCGAAAAGTATTACAATTTATTACTCAGTTACACTTGGGAAGAAGATACCAAACGTTTGCAGCACCATTTGTACAATTATCCGATGAATAACAAGAGCGACTCCGATTCCAACAAACTGATGATAAATACGATTATTAATCGTACCGTACGTAATGTAAAAGATCCGGAGACTGGAGAATACAAATCTTGGTGGTTTGGAGATTTGTTGAGTAAATCCGAATTGAGCAATCCGTTGTCCCAGGATTGGACCACTGATTATTCAGCCGGAGGATTTAAATTGGATACGACCGGATGTCATTACAACAGCAATTTATGTTTCCGTTATAATACTCACGCTGCTGATCCGACGTTGAAGAATAGGTTTTTCATCGCTGGTTGCAGCTATAGTCATATTGGTGGATGGCTCGAAGGCGCGTTTATGACCGCTGTGAATGCGGTTACTGGATTAGTTCTTGCTGCTAATTGTGGCGATCTGCAAGCTTTGGGACCAGAAGCGAGAAAAGTAATCACGTCATTGGATAGTGCAACATCTgcttaa